A genomic region of Raphanus sativus cultivar WK10039 chromosome 6, ASM80110v3, whole genome shotgun sequence contains the following coding sequences:
- the LOC108808590 gene encoding glycine-rich RNA-binding protein GRP2A-like, whose product MASPNVEFKCYVGGFDHYTDEKDLERAFSKFGDVIDSKIIRNHVTGISRNFGFITFKDEKSMRDAIEEMNGRKLDGNKVDTKDVKFECVVGNLAECTTEKDLERGFSLFGEVIDSEIVYDTETHKSRRFGYVTFKDEESMRNAQWRSYTHQHGVNEPSKIKKISVT is encoded by the exons ATGGCTTCCCCAAATGTTGAGTTCAAGTGCTATGTTGGCGGTTTTGACCATTACACTGATGAAAAAGATCTTGAGAGAGCCTTTTCAAAGTTTGGCGACGTTATCGATTCTAAG ATCATTCGCAATCATGTTACCGGAATATCAAGGAACTTTGGGTTTATTACATTCAAGGACGAGAAGTCGATGAGGGATGCGATAGAGGAAATGAATGGTCGGAAGCTCGATGGTAACAAGGTCGATACGAAAGATGTAAAGTTTGAGTGCGTTGTTGGCAATCTAGCTGAGTGCACTACTGAAAAGGATCTCGAGAGAGGCTTTTCCTTATTTGGTGAGGTTATCGATTCCGAG ATCGTTTATGATACCGAGACACACAAATCTAGAAGATTTGGATATGTTACTTTCAAAGATGAGGAGTCGATGAGGAACGCCCAGTGGCGGAGCTACACCCACCAACATGGGGTCAATGAACCCagcaaaattaagaaaattagtgTAACCTAA